From Nicotiana tabacum cultivar K326 chromosome 22, ASM71507v2, whole genome shotgun sequence, one genomic window encodes:
- the LOC107800499 gene encoding protein CURVATURE THYLAKOID 1C, chloroplastic: MASVVAKLHPPPQAISGRQSFFGTVQTSILSIPRTRQSHLAITAKATSDSSESSSVVQSVKNIWDKPEDRVAVIGLGIAAIVGFWASSNLIAAIDHLPFIPSVFEFVGILFSSWFVYRYLLFKPDRKELFQAINKSISDILGQ, encoded by the exons ATGGCTTCAGTCGTAGCTAAGTTGCATCCTCCTCCGCAAGCCATCAGTGGAAGACAGTCATTTTTTGGAACTGTTCAGACATCTATTCTTTCTATCCCCAGGA CAAGACAAAGTCATCTGGCCATCACAGCAAAGGCTACGAGTGATAGTTCTGAATCCTCAAGTGTTGTTCAATCAGTAAAGAATATT TGGGACAAGCCTGAAGACCGTGTTGCTGTAATTGGGTTGGGAATTGCTGCTATTGTTGGTTTCTGGGCTTCTTCAAATCTTATTGCG GCAATCGACCACCTGCCCTTCATTCCAAGTGTGTTTGAATTCGTTGGGATATTGTTTTCTTCT TGGTTCGTATACAGATACCTCTTATTCAAGCCCGACAG GAAAGAATTGTTTCAAGCTATCAATAAATCAATATCAGATATCTTGGGCCAGTGA